CGAACGGCGGCCGAGACAGCTCGGTGATCCATGCCGAGCCGACCGCCATGGCGATCCCGACGGCGACCCCGCTGAACACCCGACCGACGAACAGGGCCGGAAAACCCCAGTAGTCACCGACGGCCAGGATGAGGCTGCCCAGCGCCGCACTGATGACACCGGCGGCCATGACATTGCGTCGACCGTGGCGGTCCGACAGCGTCGAGGCGATCAGGAGGCCAGGGATCAGGCCGAGCACGTAGGCGCCCAGCAGGATGTCCACGTCCACCCGGGTGTATCCGGAGTGCTGGGCGTAGGCGATCAGCAGCGGGGTGAATTGGTTTCCGCCCCAACCGATGCAGAACACCGCGATGGCCACCGCCAGCCACGGCTGGAGACGGTGCCGAACCTGCTCAGGCGCCTCAGAGGACTCGATGGCGACAGCGGTCATGCCAGCACCACCCGGTACGTCGCCTCCAGGTGCGCCAGCAACGCGCCTTCGAAACCGGGCACATCGCGCCGGCCGATGGCATCGGCCAATGCCGCATGCTCACCGATCAATTCGGTCAACCGGGCGGAGTCCGAGCGGGCGGCGTCGGCCATCATGCGGCGCTGGCGGTCGCTGAGCGACCCGTAGAAACGGCCGGCGATCGTGTTCCCGGCGACCTCGACGATCCGCCGGTGAAAGGCGTCGTCGGCGGCCGCGAACTGATCGGCATCGCCGATCGCCGCGCCGTGGCGCTGTCGCTCGACCAACTCGGTCAGCTCGCCGAACAAGGTGTCGATGGAGTCCGCTGACCGGCACAGTCGGCGCACCGCCGCGGTCTCGAGGGCCAGGCGCATCTCGAGCAGATCGGTGGCCTCCTGCGCAGAGACCGGGACGACGACGGCGCCGCGCCGGGGCACCAGGTCCAGGAAATCCTCGGCGGCCAGACGCAGAAACGCCTCGTGCACAGGTGTGCGGCTGACGCCGAGCTGCGTCGCCACCTCTACCTCGCTGAGCAGCTGCCCGCCTCGAAACTCACCGGAGAGGATCTGGTCCTTGGTCATCCGGTAGACGCGTTGGCTGTTGCTCGACTTCTCGTCGGTCTCCACGGGAAACCAGGGTACCCCTTGCATGCAAGCTTGCATGCAAGGGGGCTATCCAGGGGAAATGCTCAGAACGGGCTGCTGTTGGCCTGGTACTTGGAGGATTCCGGACGCGGTCCGAACCGCCGGATGTACTCCTCGTGCTTGCGCTGGTCCTTCTTGTACTGGATCTCGTCGACCAGGTTGGGATCGAGCCCGTGCTGCGCCAACCGGTGCCGGCGCCAGATCTTGTTCAGCGCAAGCGCCATCAGGATGGCCCAGATGTAGATCGGCACCGTCATCTCGATGTGCACATACAGCGACGCGGGTAGCAGCCAGAGTGGTGCCAGTACGAACAGCGGTGGGATCGCCATCCGGATCAGATGCCGGCGGACGGCCCCGTGGTCGGCCAGGTCATGGGCCACCCAGTCGCGCATGGAATCGGGCAACCGCTTGCCGTAGCAGTAGGCGACGTACTGAAAGAAGTTGGGACGGTCTTTGGTTTTCTGGCCGGCCATGAGGGCTCCTGGTGTCAATCGGTGAGTGAATTGGCCGCCAGCGCAGCCACGTTGATGCGGGTCAAC
Above is a window of Mycolicibacterium boenickei DNA encoding:
- a CDS encoding GntR family transcriptional regulator, coding for METDEKSSNSQRVYRMTKDQILSGEFRGGQLLSEVEVATQLGVSRTPVHEAFLRLAAEDFLDLVPRRGAVVVPVSAQEATDLLEMRLALETAAVRRLCRSADSIDTLFGELTELVERQRHGAAIGDADQFAAADDAFHRRIVEVAGNTIAGRFYGSLSDRQRRMMADAARSDSARLTELIGEHAALADAIGRRDVPGFEGALLAHLEATYRVVLA
- a CDS encoding DUF5313 domain-containing protein, yielding MAGQKTKDRPNFFQYVAYCYGKRLPDSMRDWVAHDLADHGAVRRHLIRMAIPPLFVLAPLWLLPASLYVHIEMTVPIYIWAILMALALNKIWRRHRLAQHGLDPNLVDEIQYKKDQRKHEEYIRRFGPRPESSKYQANSSPF